From the genome of Geminicoccaceae bacterium:
GGCGATGAGTTTGACACGGCTGAGGACGGGATCCTGGGCGATGGCGTCGAAGAAACCCGAACCCGGATCGAAGCCGCTGGCTTCGCGTCCCAGTGCCGTGGCGAGATCGAAGCGGAACCCGTCGACGCCGATCGCCTCGACCCAGTAGCGCAGCGAATCCATGGTCAGCTGGAGGACGCGCGGATGGGTCAGGTCAAGGGTGTTGCCGCACCCGGTCACATTGACATAGCCGTCAGCCGCCTCGCGGTCGATCTTGTAGTAGGAATGGTTGTCGACGCCGCGGAAGGCCACCGTCGGGCCGTTGCCGTCGCCTTCGCCGGTATGGTTGTAGACGACATCGAGGATGACCTCGATACCGGCTTGGTGAAGCTTGCCGATCGCCTCGCGCAGTTCCGTGCGCGGATCGTCGGTGGCGGCATAGCGCGGTTCGACGACGAAGAAGCCGATGGGATTGTAGCCCCAGTAATTGGTCAGGCCATTTTCGGCAAGACGCCTTTCATCGAAGAAAGCCTGACAGGGCATCAGTTCGATGGCGGTGATGCCGAGCCTGAGCAGGTGATCGATGACCGGTTTGCCGGCGAGGCCGGCATAGGTGCCGCGCAGCGCCTGCGGCAGGTCGGGATGCAGGGCGGTCAGGCCGCGGACATGCGCTTCGTAGATCACCGTCTCGGACATCGGCCGCTGCGGCCGGTGTCCGAGACGGACCGGTTCGGGGCGGGGCTCGATGACACAAAGCGGCACATCGGCGACGGGCTCGCCGTCGATTCCGGTCCATTGCAGGCCCGAGGCCCAGCGGGTGGCATAGGGATCGAGCAGGGGGCAGGACGGATCGAAGCGGTGTCCCGCCTGCGGATCGAACGGACCATGTGCGCGGTACTGATAATGCAATCCCGCCTTCGCGCCCGGCAGGAAGCCGTGAAAAATCTGGTCGGTGTGTTCTGGCAGGTCGAAGCGGGCGATTTCACGGCGGCTTGCCGGGTCGAACAGGCAGAGCTCGATACGGTCGGCATTTTCCGAAAATATGGAGAAATTCACCCCATCGGGCTCAAGGGTTGCCCCGAGCGGGAACCGCCGGCCGGGCCACAGGGTCGCCGGCCAGTCGTCGGAATTTATGGTTGAAGGAGTGGCCGTATCGGCAAACGGATCGCGAAAGTCCGGTTCGGGGCGATTGAGCAAGGCGAAGCGTCATCCTTGTTGCGTTCAGCACATTCCCCGATGTGTCGATATCGGCAAATGGCCTCTTTTCATTCATGATATCATGCTTCCCGCCAATGGCGGGCCGGTTTGTCGGGTCGCGAAACATTCCGGTGTCGCGGAAGGCTCCCCGCGCCAACAGGATATCCTTTCCCACCGGCAAGGACGGCATCCAGGGCACCAGGGCGACCGCTCCGACAGCGACGGGCATAGCACGGAACGCCGTGCCGTCGCAGCCTCGATCGCCGCTGTCCCCGTCGCCTTTTCCTCAGACAGCCTCCAGGTCCGGCTCCATCTGGTTTTCGATCCGTTGCTGCTGCTGCGGCGCAGCCATGTCCGGCAGCGAGGCCGCGGTCCGGGTCTGGCCGAGCAGCCGGTGGAGCTGGGCTGCAATATCCTCGTCGGATGACAGCAGCATCGGCTGGATGCTGAAATGCGGCCGTGTCGCGCTGAACTCTTCCATGTCTGCCCGCAGCCGCGCCAGGACACGCTCGGCCACGTCAGTCGCCATCCGCAGCGGCGACACCCGGTCTTCTCGGGCACCAGGCATGACGATCAGCTGTCCGTTGCCGCAATAGGTGGCAATATCGAACAGCGAGAGCGAATCCAGCAGGCTGGCCACCATCCGTTCCAGAAGTTCACCGGCAATCTCGTAGCCATGCTCCTGGGCAATGTCCCACAGGTCGTCGCAACGCAGCGCGAACACGGGGATCGGGTCCTGCTGCGCAGGTTTCCGGCACAGTTCGAGATAAGCCTGGAAGGTATCGCGGCTGACCGTTCCCCGGACATGCTCGTCCTTGCCTGCATCCTGGGGACTTGTGCCGGCGCGCAACATCTTGCGCCGGACAATGGCAACCTGTTGCCAGAAATGCAGTCGAAGGCGCATTTCCTCGATTGTCATCGAATTTGTGAAAACTTCCGAAATGCGATGATCTCTCATCCATTGGAACAGCCGTTCGCCATCGAGCAGCCGTTCGTCGACAAGGGCCAGTGGCAGCGGAGCGCTGCGACGATCGCTGGCCTGCCAGTTCTCCAGATCCTGCAACGATGCCTCGTCGCTGGCGCTGACGATGATGATGTCCATCGGCTCGTGCCTCAGCATCTGCGAGGCGACATCGACCCTTTCGGCATGGCTGACCGATGTCTGGGCGAGAGCCTCGGCTGCAAGGACCTTGACCTGGGACGGACGGCCGATCAGCAGCACGCGAACGGGTGCCGATCCCTTGCCGACGATGCCGGCGGTCCGGGGTGGCGGGTCGGCTGGCCGCAGCATGAGTTCTGCACGGTCGCGCATCATCACTTCATGGCGCGCCCGGGCAAGCATGGTCAAATGGCGAAGCTGGCGGCGCAGCCGGGCGTCATCCTGCAAGCCATGCCCGGCATGCATATCGTCGCATGCGCTGTCCGCCATGGCGGCGGCACGCATGCGCACTGGAAAGCGGTCGGGATGAAAGGTCAGGACATCATCGAATCCGAGGGCAAGGGCCATGGCCATGGCGCCGCGGTCGTGGGCGGCGATGCAGGCGGCGGTAGCCTCACCCGGCCGACGGGACCGGCGCAGGCGCTCGCTCAGCGCATGCGGCGATGTCGTCCCGGTGATGACGAAAAGGCCGACAACCAGTTGCCCGCGAGAAGCGGCAGGGGTGGACCCGGCGATGGTCGAGCAGGTGAAATTCTGGCCATCCTGTTCGAGCCACTGCCCGATACCGGCGATCTCGACATCGTCACCAACCAACTCGATCAGCGCATCCGTTCGCATTCGGTCTCCTTCCCCGGCAATGCATCCTTTATCTGTGGATGCTATTGGGCCGATCCGGACAGAATACGCCGAAAGGTTTTACATTTGGTTAGCGCGCGGGAAAGCAAGGCGTGCCGGCTCCGCGGCCGGGCATTCGCTCAGCGGGTGCCGTAGATCCGGTCGCCGGCGTCGCCAAGGCCGGGCAGGATATAGCCGTGGTCGTTGAGCTCACGGTCGACCGCGGCCGTGAAGACCGGTACATCGGGGTGGGCCGCGTGAAAGGTGCGCACACCCTCCGGGGCCGCAAGCAGGCAGGCCATCTTGATGTCGGTGGGGCCGCTCTCCTTGATCCGGTTCACAGCCGCGACCGCGGAATTGGCGGTCGCCAGCATCGGGTCGACGACCAGAACGGGCCGCTCCGAAATGTCCCCGGGAACCTTGTAGTAATATTCGACGGGCTCCAGCGTCTTCGGGTCGCGGTACAGGCCGATATGGCCGACACGGGCGGAGGGGATCAGGTCGAGCATGCCGTCGAGCAGGCCATTGCCGGCGCGCAGGATGGAGATGATGCACAGCTTCTTGCCTGCCAGCATGCTGGCTTCCATCGTCTCCAGCGGGGTTTCGATCGACGTCGGCTGCAACGGCAGGTTCCGCGTGATCTCGTAGCACAACAGCAGCGCCACCTCGCGCACGAGCTGACGGAACTCGGTGGTCGATGTCTCCTTGCGCCGCATGAGGGTGAGCTTGTGCTGGACCAGCGGATGATCGACGACGGTGAGTTCGGGCATGGCAGACTCTCAGGCGGAGGGCGGAAGGGACGAGGCAACCGGAATGCCCGAAGGCCCTCGGTCAACCGCCGAAGGTTTAGAAGACGGCGCCGGCAATGGCAATTGTTGCGCTGGCCTGATCGCCGGCGGAGCGGCCGGCGCGCTCGTGGGCGAGGGTGTCGATGCCGTGCAGGAGGTAGACGGTGGGAAGCTGCTCGACCGAAATGTCGAGAATGGAACGCACCCTGTCCGCCAGCCTGTCGATCAGGGCCGTCACCAGGCAGCGCAACTCGATGACAATGTCGGAGCCGGGTGGATGGATGAGACGGGAGACGGCGGCATGGCGCGGCCGGATGATGTGCAGGGCCAGCATCTGGTTGCAGCGCTCCCGGGTGGCCGGTGCCGGCATCGTGTTCAATCCCCGCAGTTCGCGGCCCGATTCGGCCAGCGGCCCGACCAGGTCCAGCATCAGTTCCTGCAGGAATGCGTGAAACGGGATCAGCCCGGGCATTGGATTGCCAATGGCAACACCCTCCATGCGCCAGATATCGCCAAGCGGTTTGCCGCCCATGAGTACGCTGCTGGCAGTGAGCGCCTGGCCGACAGGTTGCAGAAGGCGCATCAGCGAATGGGTATCCAGGTCATGCGGAAGGTGATCGAACAGGACACCGAAGCGTGCGTGCGTGCCAAACAGTTCGGGATGTTCTTCCAGCGTGTTGCGCAGCCGGGCGACGACCGGCCGCAACTGCTCGTCATCGGTGGCTTGCAGGCCATTGGCATCGACCCAGGGCATGCGCCGGTCGCCGGCATAGCGCCCCTCCAGCAGATGACGGGCGCCGGCGGCAAAGTCGCGCCGGTCAGGAAAGCGGATGCGCTCGATCAGCCAGGCCAGAGCCAGGTCGAAGCCGGTGCGCGAT
Proteins encoded in this window:
- the glgX gene encoding glycogen debranching protein GlgX, which produces MNSDDWPATLWPGRRFPLGATLEPDGVNFSIFSENADRIELCLFDPASRREIARFDLPEHTDQIFHGFLPGAKAGLHYQYRAHGPFDPQAGHRFDPSCPLLDPYATRWASGLQWTGIDGEPVADVPLCVIEPRPEPVRLGHRPQRPMSETVIYEAHVRGLTALHPDLPQALRGTYAGLAGKPVIDHLLRLGITAIELMPCQAFFDERRLAENGLTNYWGYNPIGFFVVEPRYAATDDPRTELREAIGKLHQAGIEVILDVVYNHTGEGDGNGPTVAFRGVDNHSYYKIDREAADGYVNVTGCGNTLDLTHPRVLQLTMDSLRYWVEAIGVDGFRFDLATALGREASGFDPGSGFFDAIAQDPVLSRVKLIAEPWDIGPHGYRMGGFGPGWAEWNDRFRDATRAFWRGDDDQLAELASRLLGSADLFEHQGRRPWASINSVTSHDGFTLLDLVSYEDRHNEANLEDNRDGHAHNLSWNNGIEGPTDDPKIVAARLRDRKNMLATLLLSQGTPMLLMGDETGRSQDGNNNAYCQDNAISWMDWQDIDDDLFGFTSRLIELRLTHPVFRRRRFMHGENGNVVWWHPEGREMTASDWHGRSLGLLLDGSITEERGECGDLLEDGRFLLLFNAGPSCRFRLPEGDWRTTLASAPVGLESRAVAVEIPAHTFALLEDRAGQAPPPI
- the upp gene encoding uracil phosphoribosyltransferase gives rise to the protein MPELTVVDHPLVQHKLTLMRRKETSTTEFRQLVREVALLLCYEITRNLPLQPTSIETPLETMEASMLAGKKLCIISILRAGNGLLDGMLDLIPSARVGHIGLYRDPKTLEPVEYYYKVPGDISERPVLVVDPMLATANSAVAAVNRIKESGPTDIKMACLLAAPEGVRTFHAAHPDVPVFTAAVDRELNDHGYILPGLGDAGDRIYGTR
- a CDS encoding DUF1688 family protein — its product is MAESQANLGLDEVRDRAWSVLARIERHGSEHFEIETNALGAVATTLAERHGHDSLPLGNGWWHLAEQAPDLLDQLAERLAGADAAERSRTGFDLALAWLIERIRFPDRRDFAAGARHLLEGRYAGDRRMPWVDANGLQATDDEQLRPVVARLRNTLEEHPELFGTHARFGVLFDHLPHDLDTHSLMRLLQPVGQALTASSVLMGGKPLGDIWRMEGVAIGNPMPGLIPFHAFLQELMLDLVGPLAESGRELRGLNTMPAPATRERCNQMLALHIIRPRHAAVSRLIHPPGSDIVIELRCLVTALIDRLADRVRSILDISVEQLPTVYLLHGIDTLAHERAGRSAGDQASATIAIAGAVF